In Humulus lupulus chromosome 6, drHumLupu1.1, whole genome shotgun sequence, a single genomic region encodes these proteins:
- the LOC133784937 gene encoding uncharacterized protein LOC133784937: MDSTKYFGVTIDENPPKVVYTIRLVRNAFKKGKNIRTKIVGLYPKGSPSRNSRRPEQNPGLRGGLEIVFNQQ; the protein is encoded by the exons ATGGATTCAACTAAATATTTTGGTGTCACTATTGATGAAAATCCACCAAAGGTTGTATATACAATAAGACT AGTTAGAAACGCCTTCAAAAAAGGGAAAAATATTAGAACTAAAATTGTAGGACTTTACCCCAAAGGGAGCCCTTCCAGAAATTCTCGAAGGCCTGAGCAAAACCCAGGCCTAAGAGGGGGTTTGGAAATAGTTTTCAACCAGCAATAG